The Pyxidicoccus trucidator DNA segment CCCTTCGAGAAGCTTGTCGAAGAACTCCAGCCTCAGCGTGACCTGAGCCGCTCACCGCTCTTCCAGGTCACCCTCACCCTTCAGAACGCTCCTGAAGGAGAACTCAAGCTCGCCGGCATCACGCTGGGCGCGCTGCCTCCGAGCATCGAGTCCTCGAAGTACGACATCAGCCTTCTGCTCGAAGAAGGCATCAATGGCTTCGCGGGTGTCTTCAACTACAACACCGACCT contains these protein-coding regions:
- a CDS encoding condensation domain-containing protein produces the protein PFEKLVEELQPQRDLSRSPLFQVTLTLQNAPEGELKLAGITLGALPPSIESSKYDISLLLEEGINGFAGVFNYNTDLFDAATMERLSRHYAVLIEGLQAAPDTQLGLIPLLTLAEKQQVLAGWNGVVSDYPRDASIP